The nucleotide sequence TACGACAAATTAGCGACAAATTTTAGTCATGAGCTTCCGAGTACGACAAATTAGCTCACGCGACTCCGCGTTTCTCAAAATAAATGCAAAAAAGGGTACCATCGAAGAGTGAAGGAAACGCATGTTGGTGGGTTAATTGGTTCTAGTTGAGTTTTAAGGGTTAGAATGGAATCGAAACAAGCTTTCCTGGACTAGTTTAATGGCAGTACTTCTTTCTAGTAATATATATACTGGAATATGGAAATCAGTAGAGAAACTATTTCAGCGCATTCATTTAATTAGAGTATTGTTGCTGTCAATATTCATCTCGTTAGAATTGTGTGAACTTTATCTTTGAGTCCATACAGTCCTTTTTTCGCTGTTTTAGCCTTTTCCGTTGGCAGTAACTCTGCCGTGATTGCTTTCTTCCTATTTGacattttctctcctttttttgtattttgtaGGTGGTATATTCCAGTAAATATTGTTGTAGGCGCCGTGTCTGGCTCCTTGATTGGCTTTGTGGTGGCGTCTATCATCCGACCTCCTTATCCGTACTTCAAGTTTACTGTTATTCACATTGGAATAGGTGTTTGTTTTCCTCTTTTTGAAAAAGTTGCATTTCATTTGTGATTCTTCTATCTGATACGCATCTGACCGTTTATTTTTTCTGAGACAGGGAACATTGGAAATATACCTCTGGTTCTCATTGCAGCACTATGTCGGGACCCATCCAATCCTTTTGGTGACTCTGAAAAATGCAGCCAGGATGGAAACGCGTATATCTCATTCGGTCAATGGGTATGTGCATTTTCTTTTCGGGAGGTGCATGTGTTCAGTGTTTTACTTAGAAGTCAGGATGACTACTTTGTGATATAAAGATAAAAGCTCAGCATTTATATCAGGAATATGAATAACTGTTCTGAGATCATGTGCTGAATGAATTCTTCACTTGATGCAGGTTGGTGCGATTATTGTTTACACATATGTGTTCAAGATGCTTTCTCCACCACCTGGAGAGACCTTTGATGGTGAAGAGGAGAAGCTTCCGGTTCTGGCATCTGAAGAAAACGCGATGCCTGAACTTGGTAAATATCCAACAGGCACTCACACTAGTACTGTACCCGAGGATGAGCCTTTGTTAGCTCTCGAGGGGAATCAAAAAGGCTCTACTTCTCTAGGATCAAAGGTAAAAAAATACTAGCAGTGATTCGTAGTTTAATACACTTTGGTCTTTTCTTATTCAATTTGATACAGTTATATTGCAATgtgaataattgtgttctgttgtTACAGATATTAAGCTGTGCTAGATGTGTGGTGAAATTCCTAAAAGACAAGCAACTTCTTCAGCCACCAATTATTGCCTCTGTATGTATTGATGGGAGTGTATTCTATTAGTAATTATTACAGAAAAATATATCTGTATTTTGTGCCTTGGAATCTAATTTTACACTATGGAACAGGTCTTTGCAATTGGAATCGGTGTTGTTCCATTCTTGAAGGGTTTGATATTCACGGATGATGCACCTCTATTCTTCTTCACAGACAGCTGCCTCATTCTTGGGTATTTGCATCCTGCTTTCGGATTTCTTTTCAAATATACACGGACCTTGCACCAATTAAACTACAGAACTTAAATTACACATGATGACTTCTATTGTCTAAAATATGCTACATTTTCAGGGAAGCTATGATTCCATGCATTTTGCTTGCTGTGGGGGGTAATCTTGTTGATGGTAAGAATCTATTTTCCTTTGAAACTGTTGTGAAATTGTATTATACTGACATCACCCGAACCATTGCCATTGTATGTGAGGAGATGCGTTTCTCCAGATCTTAACACTAGCCCTGGTTATTCATCAGGTCCTGGTGAAGGGAGTAAGAGACTTGGTGTGCGGACCACCGTTGCTATTATTTTTGCACGGTTGATCTTGGTTCCAATTGCTGGGGTTGGCATCGTAATGCTAGTTGATAAGCTTGGTTTCATTCCCAAAGATGACAAAATGTTCAAGTTTGTCCTACTACTGCAGCATTCCATGCCCACATCAGTGCTCTCAGGTATGAGAAAATAAGGGACCACTGCTTATCACTTACCATAATGTTTAAACCTTTAAAACTCCAATAATGCTTTGTTTGTTGAGAAAATAAGGCTCGCTGCTTATCACTCAACTATCATGTGTTcatgtttaataaaccttaaaatACTCTAATAATGCGTTGTTAGTTGAGATCTGCAAGACAGTGGGGCAGTGTGTGTGAGGTCATCATGTTAGTTGAGATCTGCAAGACAGTGGGTTAGTGTGCTGCATGTTAGCAAACCACACTATGGAATCTGATAATAAAGATCCTTCTGTTTGCAGGTGCTGTTGCAAACCTCAGAGGGTGCGGGAAAGAATCAGCCGCGATCTTGTTCTGGGTGCACATTTTTGCAGTGTTCTCCATGGCGGGGTGGATTATTTTCTACTTGACGTTGCTCTTCTAAGTATGCCGCTCCCTTGTATGTCTACTCTTTTCATTTTTTGGGCTCTCATCTGCAGCAGTGCAGATTAACGGCGATTCCTTGATGCTCAAACTACTCTTGATTTGATCTGCAGATACTGCATTCAACTTGAATATCCGCAAATAGTAGATATCATCAGAAAACATGGAAGAAGATAATAGTGTCATGAACTGTACAATAGGCCACCGAAACCATGGTGGCAGCTGCTCTGGAGGTACGAGTTGTATCAGTACAGATATGGGTTCCTCGTACCCGGTTTGTGTAAATGCCTTTGTCATGTTAATTTTGGCCTTGTTCCTCTGCCACTTGTCATGGCGAGGGACGAGAATCGCCGGCATCTGGTGCCTGCCCATATTATTAGGTCGCCCTGAAAAACCTTTTAGATCCGTATTTCAGATATATTTTGGCACTCCGTGATCCGTCTGTTGGGTTGAAAGTGTATTCTGTATGTTGTGTTGTGCCTTTTGCGCTGTCCTTGTGGGTCGTTGCTCGAGTTCAGATGGTACACACACAAGTGTTTATCACCGGGCGCAACCCATGATGGTGCTCGTACACAAGCAATAATGTGCACACAAACCCGTGCCAGCGACGCGTCGAGGCCTTGCACGTTGCCGGTGTCGCCAGCGTACCAGCAGCACGTTGCGTGTAGTACTGCTGGGACAAACTGTCGTGTTTGATCGCTCCATGTGCTTATTATGGAGATGGATCTGGAAAACCACCGATCTGAATCTCGTCTCCGGTCAGAAGAGAACTGCGTATCCGATGTCGATGTGGACGGAATCTCACCGGGTCGCGCTGACACGTTCGTTGCCTCGTGGTTGCGTCGAGTACTGGTACTATACTTGCCTGGTGCAACGGAATGTGCCGGGAAGATTCTGTAACACGTTAGTGCGAACACGCAAGCTAGAGTTGGATGGAGCGGATActtccaactaggcagccaagctGGGCAGTGCATCAGCGACGACGCATGGGACGTGTATCGTCCGGTGGCGGAGAAACACTCCTCACCTCGCAGAGTCGCATGGTCAGGTCAAGTGATCACGCAAGGCATGTCTGTTCGATCAGACGACACGAGTTGCCCGAGGCGCTGATGAGCATGAGGTGTGTCTTGGTTGCAGACAATCATTCAGATTAGCTTGGCATACTCTTTCCACGCACAGATGCATAAAAAGAACATCTAACCATCATATAGTCTCATTCGCaaaacacacgcacacgcacacgcacacgccaTCTAGTCTAGCTACTGAAATGTTGTAAGGCCAACTTCATCGTGCGATcctaaacggacgtccgttttgtccggattctatCCGTTTGAATAGGGATTTAGGGTCGTGTCCGGGcttgtcctgggatgcggtggccgtgcgcccagcgtgtggccgcatccgtttgccccatcctgtccgcgtctatttaaaaaaaaagatcaatgtttcaaatgccaagccctagtTCACGGCCTCAGTTCATCACGCCGGCAACAAAACCAGTGACCAACACGTCCAtcgccagcggccggcaacacagtcagccttcaaaatgaatagttgtcctcGCCGACAACACAGCCAGCGgtcggcaacacagccggcctccaaaatgaatgttttctcgccggcacactgccagcggcccagcaggcgggcggcacccatgccagcctccaaaaacaacggccacgccgatcggacgacctagttcaggccttcggcgtcgagcatctccttctgcttggcctcgaatcaggccctcgtcttgtcgctcatcttcaacaagtccacgctcatgatcgcaagggccacctccttcgctttggtggcggcattcgtggcctcgatgtcgagctgcctctgcctggccttgacgttgtcggcctcgatgtcgagctgcctttgccgggcggcCTCTTCCATGTCGAgatgcctttgccgggccgcctcctccatttcgatcttcctcttcttggccgactcctccatctcaagcttctttctttgaaggtctaggtattgcttcatttgctcgtccttgctttgccgcttcttctcgtcccccacatccttttgagacatcatgccatgcaaagtgtcatgcaatgccatggatgcggcatcacgtatgtcatcaaccttggagttggtcttgcccctcggcctcttcaacgcctcgccatctccacctccggcgaacttggccgtcttcagtcctctcttcctttgtagttcacggtattggtccttgaacttagggcaattgttgatgagcgtccaacaatgcgaagagtgaatggcttgtcattgtgccggccttgaatgcctccaaagattgaaatgcctacaacacatgatcaacaagaagtgaacatgcaaacatatacaaggccgaagtctcatggccATAGCAAGGAAAGGGCTAGGAAGATGAGAGCATACCGtgtccccaacgccgagaccactcacaGGCCATGCTTGaacgctctcaaatgcggcttGATACTTGttacactcttgttggatgaacaaccatctcTTTTTAATCGAGCCGATAccacggttgcttgtaatttggtagggctcaaacatcttcctttcattgAATGTTTTGTGGtctctcgtccaaaaaacaatgcccttttgttgcgcgccggtcctcAGATCTTGGTTAATCTCCATCCAAGCTTTGccaatcaacttgtcctcatcttgtgtatatgaacccatgcgaatgctcttcctcttcttttgtgcttccgctctttggatgagctcgtcgatgaacaatggctcgccactaatatcaacgtcattgccttcttcttcatcaccatcaccttcgacatagatgtcatcgtcttcatgccacgagtcaccatggtcgtagtcagcacggtcgtcggcctcttcatcgggcACGTACTGGGcacggccatcctgactttgggtctcctcggggttgtaggcacggccatgcccaccctcgaagatcacgtcctccatgtactggttgtagaaggggtcgtcgaccgttggcgttggggttggcattccgtcaaagatgcggggggggggggggggggggcggcatggtgcccgtgaacggtgcccatgcctgctttctttgcatctcgatgacggccggccgccgctgctggacctAGGCgcgacgttgaggtcgatgacggccgcggggcgcggtgtcgacggcgcgaacaagcccacgtccggcgaccccgagaaacgggtatggctgtcgtgccttggcggaggaaaGCCGGGCGACATGGCGCGGTGCGCGAGGTCAGCGACTGGCAGTGCgtaggccgggcgaccgacgagcctgtgctcgccgggccgacgaCCGCTCCAGGGAACCCGGCcggacggcccatgccaagcatgaagatggcgtgcgctttgttgacgaggtcctccttctcgtcggccgcggccttgcgccgcgcggcgTCCAGCTCATCGCGctgggcggcgaacttggccgcggcggcattgaccttgacgaccgctctccgttccctcctcttcgccgattccgcgtccaacttggcgatctcctccggcgtgcactccgaccgcggcttccttggcgccttcttcttcacctttgcgggcgggtcgacggccaggccgcctGAACTCGGCgaggcgtcggccatggacgggggagagagggggcggcgggaggaACGTGGGAGGGTTAGGGGGAAATGGGCCAAATGGGCGTGGGTGGGTTTGGTTTCTCCCACCAACAGGCGGGTCAGGGGGGACAAGtgcgcgcgtcccgcccgtccgcgcgctgtctgtttcaccccaaaaccggcgcaaacttgggccggtgATGGATCGaaagcggacaaaagtccgtttgcgcccgcgcgctgcGCCGTCTCGTTTTTGTCCCTTTTATCCCAAACGGACGggggcggacaggatagggtcgcgtgGTGAAGTTGGCCtacgcgcggtggagttggcctaagaaaCTGGTGTCCCCCGAAACTGCTACTACCGTGCCTAACAGACACGTCAGCTGTGGAAGCCCAGTAATTTGGAGACGAGGTGAAACTGCAGATGGTGTGATATGACCCCGTGTAATATAAATACTGAGGTCGTTGTTGTTTCGCTTGAAGTCGGTGTTGTCCAAACATATGCTACGCATACACCAGAGCGCTCAAGGCCAAGCTACGATAATGAACAAAAATTACTTGTTATTCCTATGAAGCATGCTACACGGGTCAAGCCAGAACGGATGAAAGAGGATAAGAAATTCTACGTAGTTCCAGAAGAAAGTGCATGCACGTACGTATATTTTGGAGAGCGTGGTTTGCATGCTACTAATGCATGTAAAGATTCCAGTTTTTTGGAGATAGAAGAAACGAAGCATGCATGGTTAATATGGAGGATTTGCTGGCTGCTTGTACAAGGTTGCAAGTATAGGAATTTTATTCAGTTGGAATTAAAGGAGATGTCGCTGCAGGTTACTACTTTGACATGCCACGCCCACCTGAAGAGATAAAAAGAATTTGCAGGAGGCTTGTGTTGTGGAGAACTCTATCCTTGTGTGCCTTGGGATGGGGTCCACCACAAACGGACCAACAAACAGTCCATGTTAATATAGAGATTAACTTGTCAAACTATAAGACAAGTAATCTAATAGATAATTTTGGAGTCCTAGTTTTAGAAGGTacctttttttatctatctatcttGTACGTGAGATGGATGGTAGGATGCGATGCTTGTTTCCCAAGCTAGTTAGCTTTTGCAGCTATTATATAAGGCCAAGCCAGAACGATGTAATAGGGGGAGGTTATTTTTATATGAAATAGAGATGTATTTTCGAGGGTAGAAACTCGTATCAAGTTTTTGAGGTAACTTTAGAAAACCTCTTTGTTGCGATTTCTGCAAGGAAACTGTTTTGCGCGTGAGGTGCCGTCGTACAGATTGTTTCTCTCGTGctgagccgcaaggttcaaaccctctacttcgtgtacatcgcgtgtgcgggcgagaggttactgctactgaaggtggagtgtcgtgaaagatcgggccgcaacaacagaCCGGATCTCACCAACGGGGTTCGGTCTTTATCATGGTGGTTCCTTCATTATTCCTCACAGCAGAGGACACGGCCACACGGGTCTTTCACTTGCTGCCCCTTATTCAACTTATTGTTAGTACTATTATAGAAGAGCCAAAGAAAGATAGAAAAGAGAACAAAATAAAATACTCGTAATAAAAATGCTTCGGCTAGCACCATCTATGCTTCTCCCTCTCCTAGTGCCACAACTTTAGAATCGATTCCACTACCACAGGGAAGCAACAAAGTAGACACGAAACAAATCCTTATTATCGTCTTGAATAACTTTGCAGCAAGGTAAAGGGTGCCTATGGGATGATGATAAATCTCCGCATCGTATCCCCTGGTCTGCATCACATCCTGCAACGCCCTCACCCGCCCTCATACAAATGAAAAAGCTATCAGTCGAGTTCTGCATAATCTCCGCGCGCGGTCTAGGACGCAGATCGTCGCTGCTGAAGCCACAGTGGTTCTCAGTCGGATGGGTTGATCCCAACAGCAAGTACTGCACCAAGATTGACGCGTCGGGAAACTCAAATGCAAGCTGGGGCACCAAGTTCTCGGTCTCGGTGGATGAGCATGGTCTGGCCCAGCAGCAGATGGAACTGACAGTTGAGGTCTACAGGAGAGAGCCCATCTTCCTAAGGGAGCATCTCCAGGGAGCTGCAGTTGTGCAGTTGAAGGAGTATCTTGAGAAATTCGCCCAAAGTGAGGAGCATTCAGAAGTCATTGAGGAGACTGGCAGCTTCCAGCTTAGGAGGAAGAAGTCAGACAAAGCTCATGGATTTGTGGATATATCCATCCGGATCTGCAAGCAAGAAGATGATCATGGTCGGTTTTCAGGTAAACAGAAATTTCTGGTTTACACTGAAAGAATCTGTCTGATTTGTGCCATCTGAGATGCTGATCAAAACACTTTCATGGTAGGAGCGTAGTCAACACATACATTTTCCAAATCCTCCGCACAGCACACTAGAATGGCAGTCAGAACTAAAATAACAATAATGCATGGAAATTGGTATTGTTTTGTTCGTCGAAAAAAATCAGCGTTTTTCTGGTTAATAACAAATATGTTGCAAAAAAGTTCAGTACGTGACCTAACATCATAGCTTCATAGCAACAAGAAAAGTATATGTTGTATCTTTATCGGCAAATCTATCCACAATTTGTAAGGAAATGGCCAACACATTTTTTGGATGAAAAAGCATAACATGCTTGATCCATTGGTAGGCTTTAGAATGTACAGAGAATGGGCAGCATTTACTTGTTCTTCAAAACATAACGGAGTTAGCAGAAGAACAAGTGAAAGTCAGCATGCTTGGTAGAGTATGCTGCCATGATATAGTCATAAGATCTACTGTCTGATTCTTACCATCAAAAGGGTAAAGGGTATGTTTAAATATAAATCACATGAATTAAGATGAGCTTCAAAACTACAATATCATAATTACTTTAACCTATATCATCTTCTGTTGATTTGCAGGATTACCTGAAGGATTGAAGAACTCCGATCAGGTCGGCATCACATTGGCTATAGAAGACGGACCAGTTTATAATTATCCACCGCCACCCTACAACCATTATAGGGGCGACAGAGAAGATGCTGATCACCGTAGTAATTCCAGGCCGGTGATCCCTGGAACTCGCCCAGATCCATCACCATTAGGAAGTAGCTACAGCTACCAACCCCCAATGTTTCCATCAACCCTGCCACCACCACCAACTTCAAACCTCGGCTTCTTCCCACCACAGCATCCCGGTAGGGAGAGAGTGCCACAGAACTACATAAATGTGCCACCAAGAAAATCTGCAGCTCAGAATAGTGCACCAAACTTTGGAATGGGGCTTGGAGCTGGAGCACTGACTGCTGGAACTATGATATTTGGCGAAACCCTCTTACCAGGTCCAAGTTTCGGTGGTGCTCTTAATGGTGCAAGCCTATCTGTATCCAATGATGCACCATTCTAATTAATATCTGCGCAATAGTACGCCAGTGCTAGCTTGTAACAAAATAAGAACAGATATGagcattcaattatataatggggtcGTGATACTCAAATCACTGCAATCCCTCATCCAACTTATCAATGAATGCAGCATTTCATAAATCATGTCAGCCTAGGGGTGTTCCTTATCGCCACTAACAAAAGCGTGCCCAACTGTTCCGCTCTCGCCGTTTCCTCCACCCACCTCAACCCAGCTGCAGCCCGGTGCAGGCTTCTGCACTCCCTGCCGTCTCATCTCCCCCCTTACCTCCTCCAGGCCCTCAAAGTTTCCATCCCAGCCATATGTGTTCGCTAGCAGCACCCATCCACCACTCCCAGGCTCCTTCGTCGTCATCAGCATCCTAGCTGCCTCTTGGGCCCTTTCTTTATCACCATGCATCCGGCATGCTGCAAGGTATGTCCTCCATGCACCAGCTCCTACATCTCCTGCCTCCTCTACTACCTTTCTCGCCTCATCCAGCCTCCCTGCTCGCCCAAGCATGTCAGTCACACATGCGAAGTGCTCCATCAGCGGCTCCAAACCGAACTCCTCTTTCATTCTCTTAAGTAAACTTCTCCCTTCTTCGACAAACCCAGAGTGGCTGCACGCCGACATTGCTGCCAGCAGAGTTACCTCGTCTGGCACCAGACCTTTCACCTCTGTCATCTGGCGGAACAACCCCAGTGCCTCCTGCCCACGCCCATGGGATGCATACCCGTTGATCATAATATTCCATGATGCCACGTCCTGTTGGCGCATCCAATAAAATACACGGCATGCCTCATCCAGTGCCCCGCTCTTGGCATACATGTCTACCAGCGCATTACAAGCACGCACGTCCATTGCACCATCGCGAGCCAGTCCGATCATGATAATGTACCCATGCACCGTCCTCCCAACCTTCAGTGCAGCAGTCTGCGCACATGCAGGGAGAACAGCCGCAACGGTCACTGCATCCGGCCATACTGCAGCATGCCTCATCCTACGAAAGAGCCTCATTGTCCCCATATGGTCAGCCGAGTAGTGCAATGCGGACAGCATCGAGTTCCAGCTGAACAAGTCCCTGTCCTGCTCTGCCATCCCCTCAAACACCATCGCCGCACTGGCCACATCATGGGACTTCCCATAAAGATCCACCAAGGCGTTACACACGGAAACATTGTGGTCGAGTCCCGACTTCACCACCATCCCGTGAACGGC is from Triticum aestivum cultivar Chinese Spring chromosome 3A, IWGSC CS RefSeq v2.1, whole genome shotgun sequence and encodes:
- the LOC123062420 gene encoding protein PIN-LIKES 6, whose protein sequence is MMERRSLMEALVTAAQGGSTDTSVLSMLKYAVLPIAKVFTVCFMGFLMATKYVNILQPNGRKLLNGLVFSLLLPCLIFSQLGSAITLEKLVQWWYIPVNIVVGAVSGSLIGFVVASIIRPPYPYFKFTVIHIGIGNIGNIPLVLIAALCRDPSNPFGDSEKCSQDGNAYISFGQWVGAIIVYTYVFKMLSPPPGETFDGEEEKLPVLASEENAMPELGKYPTGTHTSTVPEDEPLLALEGNQKGSTSLGSKILSCARCVVKFLKDKQLLQPPIIASVFAIGIGVVPFLKGLIFTDDAPLFFFTDSCLILGEAMIPCILLAVGGNLVDGPGEGSKRLGVRTTVAIIFARLILVPIAGVGIVMLVDKLGFIPKDDKMFKFVLLLQHSMPTSVLSGAVANLRGCGKESAAILFWVHIFAVFSMAGWIIFYLTLLF
- the LOC123062421 gene encoding pentatricopeptide repeat-containing protein At3g14730; this translates as MAALYVPLRVIASRPRAPTLRVLLPLHAHLLTSGRLASAPAILTTLVSLYARVPALHPVVHHLLPPASPLPCFNAALSLPYPLALRVFGRLRAAHFPDSFSFPPLASSAPSPPHLLAIHALSLRCDVAHDLFCASALLRGYLRFGLADHAHRLFDELPLRDVVVWNAMVNGFAKLGCFDRAMECFLRMRQDGTVEVSAFTVTGILSVCTAAADFQCGAAVHGMVVKSGLDHNVSVCNALVDLYGKSHDVASAAMVFEGMAEQDRDLFSWNSMLSALHYSADHMGTMRLFRRMRHAAVWPDAVTVAAVLPACAQTAALKVGRTVHGYIIMIGLARDGAMDVRACNALVDMYAKSGALDEACRVFYWMRQQDVASWNIMINGYASHGRGQEALGLFRQMTEVKGLVPDEVTLLAAMSACSHSGFVEEGRSLLKRMKEEFGLEPLMEHFACVTDMLGRAGRLDEARKVVEEAGDVGAGAWRTYLAACRMHGDKERAQEAARMLMTTKEPGSGGWVLLANTYGWDGNFEGLEEVRGEMRRQGVQKPAPGCSWVEVGGGNGESGTVGHAFVSGDKEHP
- the LOC123062422 gene encoding uncharacterized protein, translated to MKKLSVEFCIISARGLGRRSSLLKPQWFSVGWVDPNSKYCTKIDASGNSNASWGTKFSVSVDEHGLAQQQMELTVEVYRREPIFLREHLQGAAVVQLKEYLEKFAQSEEHSEVIEETGSFQLRRKKSDKAHGFVDISIRICKQEDDHGRFSGLPEGLKNSDQVGITLAIEDGPVYNYPPPPYNHYRGDREDADHRSNSRPVIPGTRPDPSPLGSSYSYQPPMFPSTLPPPPTSNLGFFPPQHPGRERVPQNYINVPPRKSAAQNSAPNFGMGLGAGALTAGTMIFGETLLPGPSFGGALNGASLSVSNDAPF